The Castanea sativa cultivar Marrone di Chiusa Pesio chromosome 11, ASM4071231v1 genome contains a region encoding:
- the LOC142616691 gene encoding uncharacterized protein LOC142616691 — MENLTKHWQSMSLNAREGEELGLADELSSKNYTMVAKFLTKRALNVEAVSKTFSPLWRSVKGFEVRRLNDPVLLFTFEKKEEVERIMSNAPWSFDKHLVVLQWYDKEVFLRGLEFDKLSIWVQIHDIPIRFMNKVVAKKLCAVVGTVCQEINEGEMDGGNFLRMKVTIDINKPLCRERRISLSHSEQSWVSFKYERLPNICDWCGCLNHVDRDCDLWIESEGNLTKENQEYGVWIHAAPFVKGRHTVFKVPGFYAERKIPTKTGCRGAWGESAGSAER, encoded by the coding sequence ATGGAAAATCTTACAAAACATTGGCAAAGCATGTCACTGAATGCTAGGGAGGGTGAAGAATTGGGTTTGGCCGATGAGTTATCATCCAAGAACTATACCATGGTAGCGAAGTTTCTGACAAAGAGGGCACTAAATGTAGAGGCGGTGTCAAAAACTTTTAGCCCCCTTTGGAGGTCTGTGAAGGGATTTGAGGTTCGAAGACTTAATGATCCTGTCCTACTGTTTACTTTTGAAAAGAAGGAGGAGGTGGAGAGGATAATGAGCAATGCCCCTTGGAgctttgataaacaccttgttgTATTACAATGGTATGACAAGGAAGTTTTTCTCAGGGGTTTAGAGTTTGATAAACTTTCAATATGGGTACAGATTCACGATATCCCAATAAGGTTTATGAATAAAGTGGTGGCTAAAAAACTCTGTGCAGTAGTTGGAACAGTTTGTCAAGAGATCAATGAGGGAGAGATGGATGGGGGAAATTTTTTGAGGATGAAGGTCACCATTGATATTAATAAACCACTGTGTAGGGAAAGGCGAATTTCTCTGTCCCACAGTGAACAAAGTTGGGTGTCTTTCAAATATGAAAGATTACCCAATATTTGCGACTGGTGTGGTTGCCTAAACCATGTGGATCGAGATTGTGACCTCTGGATTGAGAGTGAAGGAAATCTCACGAAGGAGAATCAAGAGTATGGGGTGTGGATACATGCAGCTCCTTTCGTGAAGGGAAGACACACAGTGTTTAAGGTACCGGGTTTTTACGCTGAAAGAAAAATCCCAACAAAAACAGGCTGCCGAGGGGCATGGGGTGAATCCGCCGGTAGTGCTGAGCGGTGA
- the LOC142616692 gene encoding uncharacterized protein LOC142616692 has translation MEGIDTNSDSLPFVEPKECIPSYSSTNPVLICDSPSLSTDITNTNEASPQAIQPTSAKWSRVHRAGTGDFKELLKPYEKLGGHLRPYGQMQIFHEALDECGLFDLNLTGKKFIWFKHYQNGGSVWERLDKAVCTAEWFSLFPAIKVRTLSCVSSDHSPIFSLSNGITAKKQKHWRFEQIWLENEGFHNTVTAAWRKVSWGPPMIEVMKKIENCQNHLRRWSRDSVCNISKSLLEKKKSLELAETAAVRGGSMEFFLQLKFEVNDLLRMEKKLWQQRAHDHWMVSGDKNTELKGPNGVMVSGEDKIAALAVGYYKNLFSSSTPDNIEVVVQHTQGVVSEEINSELISEFSKTEVELALQQMAPLKASGPDGMPPIFF, from the exons ATGGAAGGAATAGATACAAATTCGGATTCTTTACCTTTTGTGGAGCCCAAGGAGTGTATTCCCTCCTATTCTTCAACTAACCCGGTTTTAATATGTGACTCCCCATCACTTTCAACAGACATCACAAATACAAATGAGGCTTCTCCCCAAGCTATACAACCCACCTCAGCAAAATGGTCACGTGTTCACCGGGCTGGTACag GTGATTTCAAAGAACTTCTCAAGCCTTATGAAAAATTGGGTGGGCATTTACGACCCTATGGGCAAATGCAGATTTTTCATGAAGCCTTGGATGAATGTGGTTTGTTTGACCTAAACTTAACTGGGAAAAAATTCATATGGTTTAAGCATTATCAAAATGGAGGGTCTGTTTGGGAAAGATTGGATAAGGCGGTGTGCACAGCAGAGTGGTTTTCTCTTTTTCCAGCAATAAAGGTCCGGactctttcttgtgtttcttcGGATCATAGTCCTATTTTTAGTCTCTCTAATGGAATTACAGCTAAGAAACAAAAGCACTGGAGATTTGAGCAAATTTGGCTTGAGAATGAGGGTTTCCACAATACTGTTACAGCAGCATGGAGAAAGGTCTCTTGGGGTCCGCCCATGATAGaagtgatgaaaaaaattgagaattgtCAAAACCATCTACGTAGATGGAGTAGAGATTCTGTCTGTAATATTTCCAAATCTTtgttggaaaagaaaaagtccTTAGAATTGGCTGAAACAGCAGCAGTGAGGGGAGGCAGTATGGAATTTTTCCTACAATTGAAATTTGAAGTTAACGATCTCCTCAGAATGGAAAAGAAATTGTGGCAACAAAGAGCTCATGACCATTGGATGGTCTCGGGGGACAAAAATACAG AGCTTAAAGGTCCAAATGGAGTGATGGTCTCGGGTGAGGATAAGATTGCAGCTTTGGCCGTGGGGTACTACAAAAAtctgttttcttcttcaacACCTGACAATATTGAAGTTGTAGTGCAGCACACTCAGGGGGTGGTCAGTGAGGAGATAAACTCAGAATTGATTTCTGAATTTTCCAAGACTGAAGTGGAGTTAGCTTTGCAACAAATGGCTCCTTTAAAGGCTTCTGGTCCAGATGGGATGCCTCCAATCTTTTTCTAG
- the LOC142616693 gene encoding uncharacterized protein LOC142616693, with protein sequence MFDESDEAGLGVVIQNSEGQVMATLSEKIKKPPSVVTLELLVAKRAAVFVSETGFQQSCFEADSEIVVKSLCSSGMEKSVGGHIIKDTLSYVSLLQSYSFSHVNRQGNAVAHALAHALAQRARLSLPLQVWMESVPPDLDAVILADLKPFE encoded by the coding sequence ATGTTCGATGAATCCGATGAAGCCGGCCTTGGTGTAGTCATCCAAAATTCTGAAGGTCAAGTTATGGCCACTTTGTctgaaaaaatcaagaaaccaCCTTCAGTTGTGACTTTGGAGCTATTGGTAGCAAAAAGAGCAGCAGTCTTTGTTTCAGAAACAGGTTTTCAACAATCTTGTTTTGAGGCTGATTCGGAGATTGTGGTAAAATCCTTATGTAGTAGTGGTAtggaaaaatcagttggtggcCATATTATAAAAGACACTTTGTCTTATGTTAGCTTGTTACAAAGCTATTCTTTCTCTCATGTCAATAGGCAAGGCAATGCAGTAGCACACGCCTTAGCACACGCCTTAGCACAGAGAGCAAGACTTTCCTTGCCGTTACAAGTTTGGATGGAGTCTGTTCCACCAGATTTAGATGCTGTTATTTTGGCTGATTTAAAGCCCTTTGAATAA